ACATAAATACATTTTTTTAAATTAAAATTTCACAAAGCCAGCAGCAGTTATAGTGAGAATGTCCACCAAAAGATTCACTGCTAATAACAATTACAAATCACTCATTACTCATTACACATTGCCCATCACCCATAGCTCACCGCCCATAGCCCTATTCAGCATAAGACTGAACAAGCAGCAGCACACTCTCTTTCGCATCAAGTTGAGAAAAAACCAATTTCTTAAGCTTTGCAAAGGCAAGTCTGGATTGGAGTCCGCGTCCTTGACCAGAAAGTTGAGTTACTGGAGCAATACAGCCGTTGAGCTCAGTTAAAGCATGATTCGCAGGATGAAACAGAATTAGATTTCTCTGAGGCACATCTAGTATTTCTAAATGCCATCTAAATTTTCTGCTGTATCGCTTTTGAATAAAATATTCCCCTTCTGGAATACAGGAAACTTGACTAATATTGTCCTTCCATGGCAATTCAATTGTATTACAGATTATTTTGCCATCATAGACAAGTTTTCCATTAGTTCCTTCAGGGAAATAAGTTCTCGTCAATACCAAAACCATCCTATAAACCGCTTACAGCAGCCAAGGCCAATGGGTTATAAGTACCATTTTTTAAGGAGTACATTTTTCCATTTACCTCTTGATAAAACTCCATTCCCAGAGCCAAAAATAAAGGCTTAACACTATTGGCTGTCACCATATTGCTTAGATTAATAGCTAATGTTGGCTGTGCATTCCATGCTAGAGGAAGGGTTTCCGAATGAGATTCGACAAAGGTTTCGGCTTCAAAATCAATTTCAGTACCTGCCGAAATAATTTTAAAATGCGTGGTTCCAGCAGGCGCTGCAATCATATTTGTGGGTATGAAGGAAGCAAATACAGCTGAGATTTCACCGCTCACACGGTCAATAGTTGGGGTGTAGGTTGCAAACAGACTGGAACTCAATGTTCCATTAACATTAAATTCGAAGCCATTTAATAGTTCAGCTTCTCCATCAATAACATTTCGCATACCGCGTTCGCTGGTACTGTCGGCTTGAAGTACTTTGATCATCGATTGTGTCAGCCGGCTGACCATCCTGCTGTCCGATGAATTCAAAAGCAGTGATCGTATTGAAGTTCTCAAAACTTTGCCTGCCTTACCAGCTCTCCCAAATTCAGCACCATTTTCACGGGTGCGCTGAAAGGCAGGATCATTGGCAATTCGTTTGGCGTCGATGCCTCCTTTTTCGCGGGCCATATGGCCATCTTTGGTTTTGTAGAAAGTAATATCCCCGATAGTGCCTTTCAGTTTAATAATCCCTTTTTGCTGAGCCATAATTTTAAAAGTATAATGTTGATGTTTAAAATGTTCGGTACATTTTTTCAAACCTTATAAATCAGTTTTGATGCATCTAAAAGCGGATCTATGGTACAAAGCTCTAACTATTGTGTTTAGTATCAAAGTAGTAGGGTTCACCAATAACCATTAAAGATGATAATGACCTTTAAGGCCTATTTTGCCCATACTAAATCACAAAATTTAGTGCCTCTTATACAAACAAACAATCTATTATAACCAATAAATTTTGGTAGAGATTATTTATTTAATAGCCTTGTATAGTCATTTAGAATTCACTTTGAGACTCGTTATAATTGTTTTAAAAACAGTCACACCCATAGAACAACCAAAACCTTCTACTTTAAATTCGCCCTACTATTTGTAGTCATATAATCACGGGAGAATTTTGGCGTTGGCAGGCGGGAGTGATCCAAGACTCGAAGAGGAACGACGTGCAGCTGGATCGCGATAGGAAAACCGACACGAAGTGAGGTTCATCGAACACCAGTCAAAATAAAAGTCAAGTGAGCTAATAAAGTAAAAATTAATTTGCACTAATTTGTGTAATTTGTGGTAAAAAAACACACAATAACTTTTTGCTTCACCATTCACACCAGATAATTTTAAGTAGTACTTGCTACGCCCTGTCCTTTTTAACTGAAATCTTCGCAGTTGGCTATCGCTTGTGTCCTCCTTCGTCGGAATAGCAAAAAGGGTAATTAAGATATGCAAGATTACGTAAGTTTGTCATTCCTGACGAAGGAGGAATCTCATCAAGTAGCTCGACAATCTTAATAAAACGATCCTTTAAAAAAACTATTAATTTTCAAGCTGTGAAATCGAAGATTCATCGAACACCAATGACAATAAAAGTCAAGTGAGCTAAAAAAGTAAAAATTAATTTAACCCCCTGCTGTTTCTTTGCAATACCCCCTTTACTTTCACAAATTAATTTGCGCTAATTTGCGCTAATTTGTGTAATTTGTGGTAAAAAAGCACAATAACTTTTTGCTTCACCATTTACACCAGATAATTTTAAGTAGTACTTGCTACACCCTGTTCTTTTTAACTGAAATCTTCGCAGTTGGCTATCGCTTGTGTCCTCCTTCGTCGGAATAGCAAAAAGGGTAATTAAGATATGCAACATTACGTAAGTTTGTCATTCCGACGAAGGAGGAATCTCATCAAGTAGCTCGACAATCTTAATAAAACAATCCTTTAAAAAAAACTATTAATTTTCAAGCTGTGAAATCAAAGATTTATCGAACACCACTAACAATAAAAGCCAAGTGAGCTAAAAAAGTAAAAATTAATTTAACCCCTCTGCTGTTTCTTTACAATACCACCTTTATTTTCACAAATTAATTTGCGCTAATTTGTGTAATTTGTGGTAAAAAAGCATAATAACTTTTTGCTTCACCATTTACACCAGATAATTTTAAGTAGTACTTGCTACGCCCTGTCCTTTTTAACTGAAATCTTCGCAGTTGGCTATCGCTTGTGTCCTCCTTCGTCGGAATAGCAAAAAGGGTAATTAAGATATGCAACATTACGTAAGTTTGTCATTCCGACGAAGGAGGAATCTCATCAAGTAGCTCGACAATCTTAATAAAACAATCCTTTAAAAAAAACTATTAATTTTCAAGCTGTGAAATCGAAGATTCATCGAACACCAATAACAATAAAAGTATAAGTGAGATAAAATTTGTACGATGATTTTTTGATTAAAAATCGTGAGGTAGTGAAATCAAAGATTCATGAATACCAAAAAAACAATATAAACCCATGAATATTTTTTTGTTACTTTTTTTATCAAGACAAATCGAAGATTCAGCGAACACCAATTAAAATAAAAGTCAGTGAGCTAAAAAAGTAAAAGGTCAAATATAAACCCAGAAATGAATTTTGTTACTTTTTTTATCAAGGAAAATCGAAGATTCAGCTAACATCAATTAAAATTAAAGTCAAGTGAGCTAAAAAACTAAAAGCAGA
The Flavobacterium sp. 5 DNA segment above includes these coding regions:
- a CDS encoding DUF5675 family protein encodes the protein MVLVLTRTYFPEGTNGKLVYDGKIICNTIELPWKDNISQVSCIPEGEYFIQKRYSRKFRWHLEILDVPQRNLILFHPANHALTELNGCIAPVTQLSGQGRGLQSRLAFAKLKKLVFSQLDAKESVLLLVQSYAE